In Aedes albopictus strain Foshan chromosome 3, AalbF5, whole genome shotgun sequence, the following are encoded in one genomic region:
- the LOC109424404 gene encoding zinc finger and SCAN domain-containing protein 31, with translation MIRPNRSQFDQICRLCLDGTDLVNIFERHPKTQRESLSLLVRETVEMLGLVIETDDGFPKKICIRCKDFLRQLYKFKNQCQEASDLLAEALSFSSPRETTPSPPPPIELSESTTSLPVSPSSPPLQTVEIEQHEGISPKSPSPKPQIIPAATLVKREYIRQPSPVSSISEAESTEQDTTPSVPVQPEPVSPPEADSNSTFLLTNVDIKVEIAHPPEHLEDADDCSEEYYEYLEPEPEDIEEEVVTDDTMHIQHEETCTADDQEESSVVQYASDIDQAEEEEAEETETENEWNTVSDMKSSQSNLTKHGKGQVCPICGQSSTCLKYHMMCHTGERPYSCKYCEKSFRTSTKLNIHVNGVHLKVRKYECEICDKKFLDAGNLRNHMVTHGGERKFVCDFEGCGKSFALQGTLTVHKKVHTQDKQFGCEFCSKTFLYKWLLVKHHRTHTGERPYECDICSKRFSTITHMHTHKKTHDPEREKQRRKRKQPVDDF, from the exons ATGATACGACCCAACCGGTCTCAGTTCGATCAAATTTGCCGGTTGTGCCTTGATGGGACGGATTTGGTCAATATCTTTGAGCGGCACCCGAAGACGCAGAGGGAATCGCTGAGCTTGCTGGTCCGCGAGACGGTTGAGATGCTTGGGTTGGTG ATTGAAACAGACGatggatttcctaagaaaatttgtATCCGCTGTAAAGACTTTTTACGGCAGTTGTACAAATTCAAAAATCAATGCCAAGAAGCAAGTGATTTGCTTGCTGAAGCATTATCCTTCTCATCGCCGCGGGAAACGACACCATCACCGCCTCCACCTATTGAGTTATCAGAATCAACCACATCATTGCCTGTATCTCCATCATCACCGCCACTGCAAACTGTTGAAATAGAGCAACATGAAGGAATATCTCCAAAATCCCCATCACCAAAACCGCAAATCATTCCGGCAGCTACTCTCGTAAAACGAGAATACATTCGACAGCCTTCGCCTGTATCGTCAATCTCGGAAGCCGAATCGACCGAACAAGATACTACTCCATCAGTACCAGTACAACCGGAACCAGTTTCTCCCCCGGAAGCAGATTCAAACAGTACTTTCCTACTAACGAATGTCGATATTAAAGTCGAAATAGCACATCCTCCCGAGCATCTTGAAGACGCCGACGACTGTTCTGAAGAATATTACGAATACTTAGAGCCCGAACCAGAAGATATTGAAGAAGAAGTTGTAACTGATGACACAATGCACATACAGCATGAGGAGACGTGCACTGCAGAtgatcaggaggaatcctcagtgGTTCAGTATGCCTCTGATATTGACCAAGCAGAagaggaagaagcagaagaaacTGAAACGGAAAATGAATGGAATACGGTCTCTGATATGAAATCCTCACAATCGAACTTAACAAAACACGGCAAAGGCCAAGTGTGTCCAATTTGCGGTCAAAGTTCCACTTGCCTAAAGTATCACATGATGTGCCACACCGGTGAGCGGCCGTACTCCTGCAAATATTGCGAAAAGTCGTTTCGGACGAGCACAAAGCTGAACATTCACGTGAACGGTGTTCACCTGAAGGTTAGGAAGTACGAGTGTGAAATTTGcgacaagaaattcctggatgccgGAAATTTGCGAAACCACATGGTGACTCACGGCGGGGAGCGGAAGTTCGTCTGCGATTTTGAAGGATGCGGCAAATCCTTCGCTCTGCAAGGCACGTTGACGGTACACAAAAAAGTGCACACCCAGGATAAGCAGTTCGGTTGCGAGTTCTGCTCCAAAACGTTTTTGTATAA GTGGTTACTGGTGAAACATCACCGGACACATACGGGCGAAAGGCCATATGAATGTGACATTTGTAGTAAAAGGTTTTCCACAATCACGCACATGCATACCCACAAGAAGACCCATGATCCGGAGAGGGAAAAACAGAGAAGGAAACGGAAGCAGCCGGTTGATGATTTCTAA
- the LOC109424406 gene encoding DNA/RNA-binding protein KIN17 has protein sequence MGKGKAEAGTPKYLANKMKAKGLQKLRWYCQMCQKQCRDENGFKCHTMSESHQRQILLFADNAGRFIDSFSSEFMTGYLQILRRQFGTKRVAANKVYQEYISDRHHLHMNSTKWHSLSEFVKFLGRNGHCVADETEKGWFITYIDRDPETLAMQEKMAKKQKMDKDDEERLAEFIEEQVRRGHKEEEPSSSTSYTELKRDNEEETIKLNLKLGTTIKVESKPIKLEKRPFETAADEDRKEKKFKPGSSSSGVFKKPSALDELIREEEIKKEKTNRKDYWLAEGIVVKLVSKSLGEKFYKEKGVVLDVIDRYRAKIKLLETGDKLKVDQAHLETVIPAIGKQVLVLNGGYRGNTATLKEIDTDNYCATIEIASGPLKGRIVNNVQYEDISKLF, from the exons ATGGGCAAGGGCAAAGCGGAAGCGGGCACGCCCAAGTACCTGGCCAACAAGATGAAAGCCAAGGGTCTGCAGAAGCTGCGCTGGTACTGCCAGATGTGCCAGAAGCAGTGCCGCGATGAAAACGGCTTCAAATGCCACACGATGAGCGAATCGCACCAGAGGCAGATTCTACTGTTTGCCGACAATGCCGGACGGTTTATCGACAGCTTCTCGTCGGAGTTTATGACCGGCTATTTGCAGATCCTCCGGCGGCAATTCGGAACCAAACGGGTGGCTGCCAACAAGGTGTACCAGGAATACATTTCCGATCGGCACCATCTGCACATGAACTCGACCAAATGGCACTCGTTGTCGGAGTTTGTGAAGTTTCTCGGGAGGAATGGCCACTGCGTGGCGGATGAAACGGAGAAGGGTTGGTTCATTACGTACATCGATCGGGATCCGGAAACGTTGGCCATGCAGGAGAAAATGGCCAAGAAGCAAAAAATGGACAAGGATGACGAGGAGCGACTGGCGGAATTTATCGAGGAACAGGTTCGCCGAGGGCACAAGGAAGAGGAACCTAGCAGCTCGACGTCCTACACGGAGCTGAAGCGCGACAATGAGGAGGAAACCATAAAACTTAACCTGAAGCTTGGAACCACCATCAAGGTGGAAAGCAAACCGATCAAGCTGGAGAAACGACCGTTTGAGACGGCCGCCGATGAGGACAGAAAGGAAAAGAAGTTTAAACCCGGCAGTTCTTCGTCAGGTGTATTCAAAAAGCCATCAGCTCTGGATGAACTGATTCGGGAGGAGGAAATTAAGAAGGAAAAAACCAATCGTAAGGATTACTGGCTCGCGGAAGGGATCGTGGTGAAGCTGGTGTCCAAATCGCTGGGGGAAAAGTTTTACAAAGAAAAGGGTGTTGTACTGGATGTGATTGATCGATACAGAGCAAAGATCAAACTGCTGGAAACTGGGGACAAACTGAAGGTTGATCAG GCACACCTCGAAACGGTAATCCCAGCGATCGGGAAGCAAGTGCTCGTGCTGAACGGTGGCTATCGGGGAAATACCGCCACCCTCAAGGAAATCGACACCGACAACTACTGCGCGACGATCGAAATCGCCTCCGGACCCTTGAAAGGCCGAATAGTTAACAATGTCCAGTACGAAGATATAAGTAAGTTGTTttag
- the LOC109424364 gene encoding LOW QUALITY PROTEIN: zinc finger protein 519 (The sequence of the model RefSeq protein was modified relative to this genomic sequence to represent the inferred CDS: substituted 1 base at 1 genomic stop codon), whose protein sequence is MESFPSKDYAIVINDVSSVCRCCLESEKLQEIFVDGSEELNSEVEEVLRPAYIPVSHDDGLPNLICGSCAEMLRNWHRFRLKCEESYQLLERLQDCPIDVLEEAEKVFVDSTVVTISDNVDDEEQEIFVQTDAVDLLKQKEMDLASDREQPALDPVDVLKQDHEDENFGAASCCLDIKVEQVPLVETFYRAKLVEKQVIGGKKKRYVYHRQCPICGIVLKRGLREHIMIHNDPTGRPFKCDSCDKTYCRKENLRQHQEREHLQIRHPCDICGKIFSTRDVLNAHRKLHTTENFKCDQCDQEFKSNKYLYKHKQKHLGVKKFICAFCGKSFLVGEYLKDHLRIHTGEKPFDCKICGKLFRTTNHLRQHNRTHSVPMTSEQETSADADASXRMLCTYEGKLQLS, encoded by the exons atggaaTCTTTTCCGTCCAAAGACTACGCGATTGTTATAAACGATGTCAGCTCGGTGTGCCGGTGCTGTTTGGAGTCGGAGAAGTTGCAGGAGATCTTTGTCGATGGCAGTGAGGAGCTGAATTCCGAAGTGGAAGAAGTGCTTCGTCCAGCTTACATACCGGTGAGCCACGACGACGGTCTGCCGAACTTGATCTGTGGTTCGTGTGCAGAAATGCTCCGGAATTGGCATCGGTTCCGGTTAAAATGTGAGGAGTCGTACCAGCTGCTGGAACGGCTGCAAGATTGTCCCATCGACGTACTCGAGGAGGCGGAGAAAGTCTTCGTGGATTCCACGGTAGTGACG ATATCGGACAACGTAGATGACGAGGAGCAGGAGATATTCGTTCAGACTGATGCCGTTGATTTGCTTAAACAGAAAGAGATGGACCTGGCCTCGGATCGGGAGCAGCCGGCCCTGGACCCCGTAGATGTACTAAAACAGGATCATGAGGATGAAAATTTCGGTGCAGCGAGTTGTTGTTTAGATATCAAAGTGGAACAAGTTCCGCTAGTAGAGACATTCTATCGGGCTAAGCTGGTCGAAAAGCAGGTCATTGGAGGCAAAAAGAAACGCTACGTTTACCATCGCCAGTGTCCAATCTGTGGTATCGTGTTGAAACGAGGCCTCCGGGAGCACATAATGATCCATAATGATCCTACGGGACGGCCGTTCAAGTGCGATAGCTGCGATAAGACATACTGCCGGAAGGAAAACTTACGGCAGCATCAGGAACGGGAACATCTACAGATCCGTCATCCGTGTGACATTTGTGGAAAAATCTTTAGCACAAGAGATGTGCTGAATGCCCATCGAAAGCTGCATACTACCGAAAATTTCAAATGTGACCAGTGTGACCAGGAATTCAAGTCGAACAAATATCTATACAAACACAAGCAGAAACATTTGGGTGTCAAGAAGTTCATCTGTGCATTCTGCGGGAAATCCTTCCTGGTCGG CGAGTACCTGAAGGACCATCTGCGGATACATACAGGAGAGAAACCGTTCGATTGTAAAATATGCGGTAAACTTTTCCGTACGACGAATCATCTAAGGCAGCACAACCGTACCCACTCGGTTCCGATGACTTCCGAGCAAGAAACCTCTGCTGATGCAGATGCCAGTTAGA GAATGCTTTGTACTTACGAGGGTAAGCTGCAGCTCAGTTGA